A genome region from Mobula hypostoma chromosome X1 unlocalized genomic scaffold, sMobHyp1.1 SUPER_X1_unloc_4, whole genome shotgun sequence includes the following:
- the LOC134341401 gene encoding probable ATP-dependent RNA helicase DDX23, with product MVGETQERKRSPDRAPSKEREKKRSRSRDRDRKRSTSKERKRHRSRERKRSRSKSGEREADRERHHGKDKERDRDRSKKERERDGHRKARKRSRSPSPGRLKDGKVKIKKEEEEEEEDLKKNKAQPLSLEELLAKKKAAEVAESKPKFLSKAEREAEAMRRRQQEVEERRRAQEDERKQRKLFQELGRKMLEDPQERERRERRERMERENQGNDEEGGRLKMREEKDKTKELQAIKERYLGGVKKRRRTRHLNDRKFVFEWDASEDTSLDYNPLYKERHHVQLLGRGFIAGIDLKQQKREQSRFYGDLMEKRRTLEEKEQEEARLRKVRKKEAKQRWDDRHWSQKKLDEMTERDWRIFREDYSITTKGGRIPNPIRSWKDSSLPLHIQEVIDKCGYKVRCGRVLCRPAR from the exons ATGGTGGGAGAGACGCAGGAGCGGAAGAGGTCTCCGGATCGAGCCCCGTCCAAGGAGCGGGAGAAGAAGCGCTCACGTTCCCGGGACCGTGACAGGAaacggtcgacctccaaggagCGCAAACGGCACCGGTCACGGGAGAGGAAGCGTTCTCGCTCCAAGAGCGGCGAGCGGGAGGCGGACCG GGAGCGACACCATGGCAAGGACAAGGAGCGGGACCGGGACCGGTCCAAGAAGGAAAGAGAACGGGATGGACACCGTAAGGCCAGGAAGCGGTCAAG GagcccctcacctggaaggctaAAGGATGGGAAGGTGAAGATCaagaaggaggaggaagaggaggaggaagatctGAAGAAGAACAAG GCACAGCCACTGTCTCTCGAAGAGCTGCTGGCaaagaagaaggcagcagaagtgGCGGAGTCCAAG cccaaGTTCCTCTCCAAGGCAGAGCGAGAGGCGGAGGCCATGAGAAGACGGCAGCAGGAGGTGGAGGAGCGGCGGAGGGcccaggaggatgagaggaagcagaggaagctgttccagGAGCTGGGCAGGAAGATGCTGG AGGACCCCCAGGAGCGTGAGAGACGGGAGCGTCGTGAGAGGATGGAGCGGGAGAACCAGGGCAATGATGAGGAAGGTGGGCGCCTGAAGATGCGTGAAGAGAAggacaagaccaaggaactgcaAGCCATCAAG GAGCGATACTTGGGAGGTgtaaagaaaaggaggaggacgCGTCACCTCAACGACAGGAAGTTCGTCTTTGAGTGGGATGCTTCAGAGGACACATCCCTGGATTACAACCCACT CTACAAGGAACGGCACCATGTCCAACTCCTGGGGAGGGGTTTCATTGCTGGCATCGACCTGAAGCAGCAGAAGAGGGAGCAGTCGCGTTTCTATGGTGACCTGATGGAGAAGAGGCGCACCCTGGAGGAGAAGGAGCAGGAGGA GGCCAGGCTGCGGAAGGTGCGGAAGAAAGAGGCAAAGCAGAGGTGGGACGACCGACACTGGTCCCAGAAGAAGCTGGACGAGATGACAGAGCGGGACTGGAGAATCTTCCGGGAGGACTACAGCATCACCACCAAGGGCGGCCGCATTCCTAACCCTATTCGCTCCTGGAAGGATTCCAGTCTGCCGCTGCACATCCAGGAGGTCATCGACAAGTGCGGATACAAGGTGCGGTGTGGGAGAGTGCTGTGTCGGCCAGCCCGGTGA